The proteins below come from a single Tenuifilum thalassicum genomic window:
- a CDS encoding polysaccharide biosynthesis C-terminal domain-containing protein, with translation MMIKVGITGQSGFIGTHLYNTLGLYPDVFERIPFEDNYFENSEKLYQFVKSCDAIVHLAAMNRHNNPQVIYETNLSLVNKLINACEATGSKPHILFSSSTQEERDNLYGKSKREGRMLFENWAKQNHSQFSGFVIPNVFGPFGKPYYNSVVATFCHQLTHNEEPRIEVDGELKLIYVSELVKHFIDRILLFAESKAGSNTETFNVPHTKTIKVSSILAKLNDYKSSYFENGIFPNLNDPFDRNLFNTFVCYIDHEKFFPRMLELKTDDRGSFVETVKLNSGGQVSFSTTKPGVTRGNHFHTRKAERFAVIKGKAVIELRRIGTDKKFTFELDGDRNPSVVDMPIWFTHNIKNVGNDDVYTIFWISEHFDPNDTDTFFEVV, from the coding sequence ATGATGATTAAAGTAGGCATTACCGGACAGTCAGGATTTATTGGTACCCACCTGTACAACACCCTTGGGTTATACCCAGATGTGTTTGAACGCATCCCTTTTGAGGATAACTATTTTGAAAACTCTGAAAAGCTTTACCAATTCGTTAAATCCTGCGATGCCATAGTCCACCTGGCCGCAATGAATCGCCATAATAATCCACAGGTTATTTACGAAACCAATCTTAGTTTGGTTAATAAGCTTATTAATGCCTGTGAGGCAACTGGCTCCAAGCCTCATATTCTATTTTCTTCCTCAACACAAGAGGAGCGCGATAACCTTTATGGAAAATCTAAACGAGAAGGGCGGATGCTTTTTGAGAATTGGGCTAAGCAAAACCACTCTCAGTTTAGCGGTTTTGTCATTCCCAATGTTTTTGGACCTTTCGGCAAGCCCTACTACAATTCGGTGGTTGCAACCTTTTGCCATCAGCTTACACATAACGAAGAGCCCCGAATTGAGGTGGATGGCGAGCTTAAACTCATCTACGTTTCGGAATTGGTTAAGCATTTTATCGACAGAATACTACTTTTTGCCGAGTCAAAAGCTGGCTCAAACACCGAAACCTTTAATGTTCCACATACCAAAACCATAAAGGTCTCATCTATTCTAGCTAAGCTTAACGATTATAAGTCCAGCTATTTCGAAAATGGTATCTTCCCAAATCTTAACGACCCATTCGACCGTAACCTTTTTAACACCTTTGTCTGCTATATTGACCATGAAAAGTTCTTCCCGCGCATGCTGGAGCTTAAGACCGACGATAGGGGATCGTTTGTTGAAACCGTGAAGCTGAATAGCGGTGGACAGGTTTCGTTTTCAACCACAAAACCTGGTGTTACCCGAGGAAATCATTTCCATACCCGCAAGGCCGAACGGTTTGCGGTAATTAAGGGTAAAGCGGTTATTGAGCTACGTCGTATTGGTACGGATAAAAAGTTTACCTTTGAGCTCGATGGCGATAGAAACCCATCGGTTGTGGATATGCCAATATGGTTCACCCACAACATTAAGAATGTTGGCAACGATGATGTTTACACCATCTTCTGGATTAGCGAACACTTCGACCCAAACGATACAGATACGTTTTTTGAAGTAGTATAG
- the wecB gene encoding non-hydrolyzing UDP-N-acetylglucosamine 2-epimerase yields MKKLKVLTVVGTRPEIIRLSRVMAKLDESPAIEHITVHTGQNYDYELNQIFYDDMGIRKPDYYLDAAGESATATIGQILIKIDPLLEALKPDAMLVLGDTNSCLCAIPAKKRHIPIFHMEAGNRCFDQRVPEETNRKIVDHIADINLTYSDIAREYLLREGLPADRVIKTGSPMYEVLNHYLPRIEKSDVLARLNLKKGEYFVVSAHREENINSEKNFNNLIASLNLIAETYGYPVIVSTHPRTRKMIDAKGVKVNSLVNFLKPLGFTDYNALQINAFAVLSDSGTISEESSILNFRALNIREAHERPEAMEEASVMMVGLNPERIMQGLAQVQQQKIGKERNFRPVADYSMPNVSDKVIRIILSYTDYVKRVVWGE; encoded by the coding sequence ATGAAAAAACTTAAAGTACTAACCGTAGTAGGAACGCGTCCCGAGATAATTCGTCTCTCGCGTGTAATGGCCAAGCTCGACGAAAGCCCTGCCATAGAACACATTACTGTTCATACTGGTCAGAACTACGATTACGAGCTCAACCAAATCTTTTACGATGATATGGGCATCCGCAAGCCCGATTACTATCTTGATGCAGCAGGTGAAAGCGCTACTGCCACCATTGGCCAGATTCTAATTAAAATTGACCCGCTACTTGAGGCACTAAAACCTGATGCCATGCTGGTTCTAGGCGATACCAATAGCTGCCTTTGCGCTATTCCTGCAAAGAAGCGACATATCCCCATTTTCCACATGGAGGCTGGAAACCGCTGTTTCGATCAGCGCGTACCCGAGGAAACCAACCGAAAGATAGTTGACCACATTGCTGATATAAACCTAACCTATAGCGATATTGCTCGTGAATATTTGCTCCGCGAAGGGCTACCTGCCGACAGGGTAATAAAAACGGGATCTCCCATGTACGAGGTGTTGAACCACTACCTCCCTCGCATTGAAAAGTCCGATGTTCTTGCTAGGCTGAACCTTAAAAAGGGTGAATACTTTGTGGTTTCCGCCCACCGTGAGGAGAATATTAACTCCGAAAAGAACTTTAACAACCTTATCGCGTCGCTAAATCTTATTGCAGAAACCTATGGATACCCAGTAATTGTTAGTACCCATCCACGAACAAGGAAAATGATTGATGCAAAAGGAGTAAAGGTAAACTCCCTTGTTAACTTCCTTAAACCGCTTGGCTTTACCGATTACAACGCGCTGCAGATTAACGCATTTGCTGTACTTTCCGACAGCGGAACCATTTCGGAGGAATCAAGCATCCTCAACTTTAGGGCATTAAACATACGAGAGGCACATGAGAGGCCCGAGGCCATGGAGGAGGCCTCAGTTATGATGGTGGGGCTAAACCCCGAGCGTATCATGCAAGGATTAGCACAGGTACAGCAACAAAAAATCGGCAAAGAGCGAAACTTCCGTCCTGTTGCCGATTATTCAATGCCTAATGTTTCCGATAAGGTGATAAGGATTATTCTAAGCTATACCGATTATGTGAAGAGAGTGGTGTGGGGGGAGTAG
- a CDS encoding polysaccharide biosynthesis/export family protein has protein sequence MRKFLIIIATLIASVSCNRKAQLVYLNDVTNETLGAIKAPVYLIKPGDVLSIQIYTQDPNISQLFNLANTQNTNASYNTEISSYISGFSVNDSGQVNLPVIGKVKISELSVRDAQESIQQAANKYLKDALVVVKLLSFRVTVLGEVKLPGTYTNYKDNLNIFEAIGMAGDLTDFGERSNVLVLRNTPQGVKTFRMNLQDKNIVTSEGFFLQPNDTVIVEPRKGKVMALNTPNIQLILSTLTTVLLFLNFLKK, from the coding sequence ATGAGGAAATTTTTGATCATAATAGCAACTCTTATTGCTTCTGTTTCATGTAACAGAAAGGCTCAGCTGGTTTATCTTAATGATGTCACCAATGAAACACTTGGTGCAATAAAAGCACCTGTTTACCTTATTAAGCCAGGTGATGTTCTTAGCATTCAAATTTATACACAGGATCCTAACATTAGCCAACTTTTTAACCTGGCAAACACTCAAAACACCAATGCGAGCTATAACACGGAAATCTCGAGTTACATTAGTGGGTTCTCAGTAAATGATTCGGGACAGGTTAACCTGCCGGTTATTGGGAAAGTGAAAATCTCCGAACTATCAGTGCGCGATGCGCAGGAATCCATCCAACAAGCTGCTAACAAGTACCTAAAGGATGCCCTTGTTGTTGTGAAACTTTTAAGTTTTAGAGTAACAGTTCTTGGCGAGGTTAAACTTCCAGGCACCTACACTAACTACAAGGATAACCTTAATATTTTTGAAGCCATTGGAATGGCTGGCGATCTTACAGATTTTGGAGAGCGTAGCAACGTTCTTGTACTAAGAAACACGCCTCAAGGAGTTAAAACGTTTAGGATGAACCTTCAGGATAAAAACATTGTAACCTCCGAAGGTTTTTTTCTTCAACCCAATGATACTGTTATAGTAGAACCCCGAAAAGGGAAAGTTATGGCTCTAAATACCCCAAATATCCAACTTATTTTATCGACACTTACTACGGTTTTACTATTTTTGAATTTCTTAAAGAAATAG
- a CDS encoding polysaccharide biosynthesis tyrosine autokinase — MNQDIIPRNPNGYPEEETLDIKQLLYRVIANWYWYAITVFIALFVAYLINRYSQQVYSVTSSVIVRDDDNTKSYVGAEQLIQSLRLTKNTKSVQNEIGILQSYSLARQAIDELEEFKVTYTAVGRRGIKESQLYKRCPFKVIIDSGANNLLNYPIYVTILDSIRYRLEIDDGMGIEQTLRFGERFTNENFNFTVVLRNPSNKLEQGSVSKYYFTINDPNSMALQYKSKVSVTLNDKKGSLLTLSTSGYVAEQEADYLNKLMEVYIRRGLEEKNQIAENTVKFIDKQLALMTDSLRNAEQRLQDFRTNNRVLDISREGNMLIDRIKSIQQEQGNIELRGYYYNYLKDYLSQRKDLNTLIAPSVLGVDDPQLNTLLAEASRAYIEREEMRATVKPGSPGLEQLDIRIENLRQSLIEKVNSLVEANAIAQKQLKNRIKEVETEMMRLPVNERQLIGFERDFNLIDKMYTYLQEKRAEAAIARASNISDNKILDYARPENATMIKPQKSLNYLIALLIGLALPFIVMLTYDFFNDKLVDLKEISRRTKVPVIGTLGHNRYETEMPTIDKPKSTLTESFRGLRINLQYLLREPDKKVIAVSSTVVGEGKTFTAANLAAIIAVTGKKVLLLGLDLRKPRVHRLFSYTGAIGVSTYLIGRSNIEDIIFPSEVENLYFMPSGPIPPNPAELLGSSKMDELITWARQNYDYVIIDSPPVAIVSDAFLIARFTDANLFVVRYGYSSREVLNLINDIYKHQEIRNLALVINDFAPRRGYGYSYSYAYSYGYSYGYGYYYGKGYYNKYYGSGYYSDDDEPPLSWKEKIKLLF, encoded by the coding sequence ATGAATCAAGATATTATACCACGTAATCCAAACGGTTACCCAGAGGAGGAAACCCTCGATATAAAACAGCTACTATACCGCGTGATTGCAAACTGGTACTGGTATGCCATTACCGTCTTTATCGCACTTTTTGTTGCCTACCTGATTAACCGTTACTCCCAGCAGGTTTACAGTGTTACCTCCAGCGTGATTGTACGTGACGATGACAATACAAAATCGTATGTTGGGGCCGAGCAGCTAATACAAAGCTTAAGGCTAACCAAAAATACCAAAAGTGTTCAGAACGAAATTGGAATACTTCAATCGTACTCCCTTGCCCGCCAGGCAATAGATGAGCTTGAGGAGTTCAAGGTTACTTACACCGCCGTTGGCAGGCGTGGAATTAAGGAGTCGCAGCTCTATAAGCGATGCCCCTTTAAGGTGATAATTGACAGCGGTGCCAATAACCTGCTAAACTATCCCATTTATGTTACCATTCTCGATTCAATAAGATATAGACTTGAAATTGACGATGGAATGGGGATTGAACAAACCCTAAGGTTTGGGGAACGCTTCACCAATGAGAATTTTAACTTTACTGTGGTTCTACGCAACCCATCAAATAAGTTAGAGCAGGGTAGCGTTAGCAAGTACTATTTTACTATCAACGATCCCAACAGCATGGCGCTACAGTATAAATCAAAGGTAAGCGTTACGCTTAACGATAAAAAGGGATCACTTCTAACGCTCAGCACAAGTGGCTATGTTGCCGAGCAGGAGGCCGACTATCTGAATAAGCTTATGGAGGTATATATCCGAAGGGGTTTGGAGGAGAAAAACCAGATAGCTGAGAATACCGTAAAATTCATTGATAAGCAGCTGGCACTTATGACCGATTCGTTGCGTAATGCTGAGCAGCGCCTTCAGGACTTTAGAACTAACAACCGGGTATTAGACATTTCACGCGAGGGGAATATGCTAATCGATCGGATTAAATCGATACAGCAGGAGCAGGGAAATATTGAGTTAAGGGGTTACTACTACAATTACCTAAAAGATTACCTCTCGCAACGCAAGGACCTTAATACCCTAATAGCTCCATCGGTCCTTGGAGTTGATGACCCACAGCTAAATACGCTACTTGCCGAAGCTTCAAGAGCATACATTGAACGCGAGGAGATGCGTGCTACCGTTAAACCTGGTAGCCCGGGATTGGAACAACTCGATATAAGAATTGAAAATCTGCGCCAATCGCTTATTGAAAAGGTTAACAGCTTGGTTGAGGCCAATGCCATTGCACAAAAGCAGCTCAAGAATCGTATTAAAGAGGTTGAAACAGAGATGATGCGCTTGCCTGTAAACGAAAGGCAGCTTATTGGATTTGAACGCGATTTCAACCTTATTGATAAGATGTACACCTACCTTCAGGAAAAACGTGCTGAGGCTGCTATAGCACGCGCTTCAAACATCTCCGATAATAAGATACTCGACTATGCCCGACCCGAGAACGCCACAATGATTAAACCGCAAAAATCGCTCAACTATCTTATTGCCCTTCTTATTGGACTAGCTCTGCCTTTTATTGTAATGCTAACGTACGACTTTTTTAACGATAAACTGGTTGACCTAAAGGAAATCTCAAGGCGGACCAAGGTGCCTGTTATCGGTACGCTTGGTCATAATCGCTATGAAACAGAGATGCCAACCATTGACAAGCCAAAATCAACATTAACCGAATCGTTTCGTGGGCTTAGAATAAACCTGCAATACCTACTACGTGAACCAGATAAAAAGGTAATAGCTGTATCCTCGACAGTTGTGGGTGAGGGAAAAACATTTACTGCAGCTAATCTAGCTGCAATTATTGCTGTAACAGGGAAAAAAGTGCTACTACTTGGTCTTGACCTTCGTAAACCAAGAGTTCATCGACTGTTTAGCTATACTGGAGCAATAGGTGTAAGCACCTACCTGATTGGTCGAAGCAATATTGAAGATATTATATTCCCATCGGAGGTTGAAAATCTTTACTTTATGCCTAGTGGTCCCATCCCACCCAACCCTGCCGAACTGCTTGGGTCAAGCAAAATGGATGAACTTATTACCTGGGCTCGCCAAAATTACGATTACGTTATTATCGATAGTCCACCCGTTGCTATTGTTTCCGATGCTTTCCTTATTGCTCGTTTTACTGATGCAAACCTGTTTGTAGTTCGCTATGGGTACTCATCGCGCGAGGTGCTTAACCTTATTAACGATATATACAAGCACCAGGAAATTCGAAACCTTGCACTTGTAATTAACGATTTTGCACCACGCAGAGGCTATGGCTACAGCTATAGCTATGCCTACAGCTATGGGTATAGCTATGGATATGGATATTATTACGGAAAGGGTTACTATAACAAGTACTATGGAAGTGGTTACTATTCCGATGATGATGAGCCACCACTTTCGTGGAAGGAAAAGATAAAACTATTATTTTAA
- a CDS encoding lipopolysaccharide biosynthesis protein, giving the protein MKITFLKNFFLPNTNETRSIKANKNALFSLFLKAAGIVIGLVLVPVSLNFLDTKLYGVWIAIYSILFWLSYFDLGLGHGLRNYLAKSLAQKKIKLAKEYISTTYFLLSVIFTLLAILLLFFNHLIYWPDILNCPEELSQTITQLMSILIIVVSIRFVFQIVIQVYEANQRVAFGSLINTIGQTLSLLLIILLPYFQWENKLLVFGSITTSVPVVVLLFFTAYTFRYKYTTISPSVNYIKLSHSNKLLSVGFKFLIIQISILIITQLPNIIISHHFGPERVTLFFTTQKYFSVIYMIYSTVIKSYWPFTEAYTKNDFNWIKKHLKIYKNNFYSRNYWNHNAIREQLYHYFMDT; this is encoded by the coding sequence GTGAAAATTACATTTCTAAAGAACTTTTTTTTACCAAACACAAACGAGACACGATCCATAAAAGCCAATAAAAACGCTTTATTTAGTCTTTTTTTAAAAGCAGCAGGAATTGTTATAGGATTGGTGCTTGTACCTGTATCATTAAATTTTCTCGACACTAAACTTTATGGAGTATGGATAGCTATTTATTCAATTCTTTTTTGGTTAAGTTATTTTGATCTTGGTCTTGGACATGGTTTAAGAAATTATTTAGCTAAGTCTTTAGCACAAAAAAAAATAAAATTAGCAAAAGAATACATTTCAACAACTTACTTCCTACTTAGTGTAATATTTACTTTATTGGCTATATTGCTTTTATTCTTTAATCATTTAATATATTGGCCTGACATATTAAACTGTCCAGAAGAACTTTCTCAAACCATTACTCAATTAATGTCCATTTTGATAATTGTAGTAAGCATACGTTTTGTATTTCAGATAGTTATTCAAGTGTATGAGGCCAATCAAAGAGTGGCTTTTGGTAGTTTGATTAATACTATAGGACAAACTCTTAGTTTATTGTTAATAATATTATTACCATATTTTCAATGGGAAAATAAATTACTTGTTTTTGGTTCTATTACGACTAGTGTTCCTGTAGTTGTATTGCTTTTTTTTACAGCTTATACATTTCGATATAAATATACAACAATATCGCCTTCAGTTAATTATATAAAACTTTCGCATTCAAATAAACTTCTTAGCGTTGGATTCAAGTTTCTAATAATACAAATATCTATTTTGATTATTACTCAATTACCTAATATTATAATCTCACATCATTTTGGTCCAGAGAGAGTAACTCTATTTTTCACAACACAGAAATATTTCTCAGTTATTTATATGATTTATTCAACAGTAATAAAATCATACTGGCCATTTACAGAAGCATATACTAAAAACGATTTTAATTGGATCAAAAAGCATTTAAAGATTTACAAAAATAATTTTTATTCTCGGAACTATTGGAATCATAATGCTATTAGGGAGCAATTATATCATTACTTTATGGACACTTAA
- a CDS encoding glycosyltransferase family 4 protein produces the protein MKNLKRISIYTNSDFPYGGPAENFVRQMVFGIKENGINVDIVLVKGKITEHLRDSQIFCKNLLFLKRPKNNLLKVLQLILIQLKLPFSILYNRCFRKSRIFILYGLEYFYFTLPFLLMRIILRIKVYRVITDRYPIHVISPKWWKKPKLFFYNIQYKFIDKYLDGLICLSSYLKKDAIKNGVKSNKIIVIPHFIDISSFYSVSNFSNSNDNSKIRIGMCGTLNEQNGILELLYAYKKVLSGYANVELLLVGPIKKEIIERIKNIFNYKDINSIILTGKVDSQKVPELLNSCDILVNPRKSGVVAEAGFPTKLGEYLATKKPVVATAVGDLKNYFKDKKELILVNPDSADSLARGIIFLIENKHIANEICLNGYNWALNNLDYKKSSKKLLDFIFNTELTL, from the coding sequence ATGAAGAATCTTAAAAGAATTTCGATATATACAAATTCAGACTTTCCGTATGGTGGGCCTGCTGAAAATTTTGTCCGGCAAATGGTTTTTGGGATTAAGGAAAATGGAATCAATGTTGATATTGTGTTGGTTAAAGGGAAAATAACAGAACACTTACGTGATAGTCAGATCTTTTGCAAGAATCTACTTTTTTTAAAACGACCCAAAAATAATTTACTAAAAGTTTTGCAGCTAATTCTCATACAATTAAAACTTCCATTTTCAATATTATATAATCGGTGTTTTAGAAAATCTCGAATTTTTATACTTTACGGATTGGAGTATTTCTATTTTACATTGCCTTTCCTTTTGATGCGTATAATTTTAAGAATTAAGGTATATAGAGTTATAACAGACAGATATCCGATACATGTAATATCACCTAAATGGTGGAAAAAACCTAAATTATTCTTTTACAATATTCAGTACAAGTTTATAGATAAATATTTAGACGGCCTTATTTGCTTAAGTTCCTATTTAAAAAAAGATGCAATAAAAAATGGGGTTAAAAGTAATAAGATAATAGTTATCCCTCATTTTATAGATATCTCTTCATTCTACAGCGTTTCAAATTTTTCAAATTCTAATGATAATAGTAAGATAAGAATTGGAATGTGTGGAACTCTTAACGAACAAAATGGAATATTAGAATTACTATATGCCTATAAAAAAGTGCTAAGCGGTTATGCCAATGTTGAGCTTTTGCTTGTTGGTCCAATTAAAAAAGAAATTATTGAAAGAATTAAGAATATATTTAATTATAAAGATATTAACTCAATTATACTTACAGGTAAAGTAGATAGTCAAAAGGTACCAGAACTATTAAACAGTTGTGATATTTTAGTTAATCCAAGAAAATCAGGTGTTGTTGCTGAGGCTGGGTTCCCAACCAAACTAGGAGAATATCTCGCAACAAAAAAACCAGTTGTTGCTACAGCTGTAGGAGATTTAAAAAACTACTTTAAAGATAAAAAAGAATTAATTTTAGTTAACCCCGATTCCGCAGATTCTCTTGCAAGGGGTATTATCTTCTTAATTGAGAATAAACATATAGCAAATGAAATATGTTTAAATGGATATAATTGGGCTTTAAATAATTTAGATTATAAGAAATCATCAAAAAAGTTATTAGATTTCATTTTTAATACTGAACTTACTTTGTGA
- a CDS encoding ATP-grasp domain-containing protein: MEIIRKISNDKNIKTIDSQVYGTVEELISSKNIYSNKSAYVIKPSEGAMSKGISLAKDFKQLLADAKKISATPSLIIDLIDRMRTLKHKGYIKESTHRKKFVVQDFIPNLQGDWKVLIYWNKFYVLRRLNREKDFRASGGGRLSYTRDIPNGMLDYAKSIIKHLNLPNVSLDIAFDGKTFYLLEFQAVYFGTYTLEHSSFYFSFNKEWEIVEKKSILEDEYVRSIISYIDNDLKYLE, encoded by the coding sequence ATGGAGATTATTAGAAAAATCTCCAATGACAAAAACATAAAAACAATAGATTCTCAAGTCTACGGAACTGTTGAGGAACTTATTAGCAGTAAAAACATTTATTCTAATAAATCTGCTTATGTAATTAAGCCTTCGGAAGGAGCTATGAGCAAAGGCATTTCATTAGCTAAAGATTTCAAACAACTTTTAGCAGACGCCAAAAAAATATCCGCTACTCCTTCTTTAATTATCGACTTAATTGATAGAATGAGGACATTAAAGCATAAAGGGTATATAAAAGAATCTACTCATAGAAAAAAGTTTGTTGTGCAGGATTTTATCCCAAACCTGCAAGGTGATTGGAAAGTATTAATTTACTGGAATAAATTTTATGTATTAAGAAGGTTAAATAGAGAAAAAGACTTTAGAGCAAGCGGGGGTGGAAGATTGTCTTATACTAGAGATATTCCAAATGGTATGCTAGATTATGCAAAATCTATTATCAAGCATTTAAATTTACCCAATGTCTCATTAGATATTGCATTTGATGGAAAAACATTTTATCTACTAGAATTTCAGGCTGTTTATTTTGGCACATATACACTTGAACATTCGAGTTTTTATTTTTCATTTAACAAGGAATGGGAAATAGTAGAGAAAAAATCTATTTTAGAAGATGAGTATGTAAGAAGTATTATAAGTTACATCGATAATGATTTGAAATATTTAGAATAA
- a CDS encoding glycosyltransferase family 4 protein, whose product MKVLFISSGNKNTGEVGILVRNQANSLIKEGVEVDFFLIKGKGFWGYIKNIPKIRKAFLKGSYSLIHAHYSLSAFAASLSGCFPIVVSLMGSDAYMSLFYRVLAKVFYLVRWKRTIVKTERMKVLLKMKQAVVLPNGVDVERFKPIPKEIAREKIGYTQDSKLVIFIADPSRAEKNFELAQKSFDLLKDKVNNVVLMTVYNKPNSLIPYYLNSADALLLTSKWEGSVNVVKEAMACNLPIISTDVGDVKSNINGVENCYICSFNPMDIADKLELALNGETTSNGRDILLKKGLDSRSIARKIIRIYEDIVSK is encoded by the coding sequence ATGAAAGTTCTGTTTATATCAAGTGGAAATAAAAATACAGGAGAGGTTGGGATTCTTGTTAGAAATCAGGCAAACTCGTTAATTAAAGAAGGTGTTGAGGTTGATTTTTTTCTAATAAAAGGGAAAGGTTTTTGGGGGTATATTAAAAACATACCAAAAATACGTAAAGCATTTCTTAAAGGCAGCTATTCGCTAATACATGCGCATTACAGTTTGAGTGCCTTTGCGGCATCATTATCTGGATGTTTCCCCATAGTAGTCTCTCTTATGGGGTCGGATGCTTATATGTCTCTTTTTTACAGGGTGTTGGCAAAAGTATTTTATTTAGTTCGATGGAAGAGGACTATAGTAAAAACTGAGCGAATGAAGGTTTTGCTTAAAATGAAACAAGCAGTAGTATTGCCTAATGGTGTTGATGTTGAAAGGTTTAAGCCTATTCCCAAAGAGATTGCAAGAGAAAAAATCGGCTATACACAAGATTCTAAATTAGTAATTTTTATTGCTGATCCTAGTAGGGCAGAAAAAAATTTTGAACTAGCTCAAAAAAGCTTCGATTTATTAAAGGATAAAGTAAACAATGTGGTGTTAATGACAGTTTATAACAAACCAAATTCGTTAATTCCATATTACTTAAATTCTGCTGATGCATTGCTTTTGACTTCGAAATGGGAGGGTAGTGTTAACGTTGTTAAAGAAGCAATGGCCTGTAATTTGCCAATTATAAGTACTGATGTAGGTGACGTAAAATCTAATATTAACGGTGTTGAGAATTGCTATATTTGTTCTTTTAATCCCATGGATATTGCAGACAAACTTGAGTTGGCATTAAATGGAGAAACTACTTCAAATGGCCGTGACATCTTGCTAAAAAAAGGACTCGATTCACGTTCAATTGCTAGAAAGATTATTCGAATATATGAAGACATTGTTTCAAAATAA
- a CDS encoding carboxylate--amine ligase gives MKTLFQNKKGAIIIEGHIQGLSNTRSLGEVGIPVYVVDKNNCIAQYSKYCKKFFKCPDYKSEDFINFLIEIAKSEKLEGWALIPSNDHAVYNISKNKHILQKFYSVITPDIDIINNIYDKRNLLKIAKDLNIPIPKTIFLSSADEVNSNSELDFPLITKGRFGLSFYKTMGKKVFLSKNINEFKEHLKIIESKYNISETFTQELIPYYGNNKTVSFTAFCIEGDVKTYWIGEKIREHPIQFGTATSARSIIEKELLEQSKILLKNLNYTGVCEIEYIYDPRIEKHLLIEINARTWLWVELAKKCGINYALYIYNYLNGLSIDFPKHYSEDVYWVNLFTDIPYSLIALIRNQLNIKEFIQSYKGRVIFATFNSKDLMPSFMFFILLPYIFIKRT, from the coding sequence ATGAAGACATTGTTTCAAAATAAAAAGGGTGCAATAATAATAGAAGGACATATACAGGGCTTATCTAACACAAGATCTTTAGGAGAGGTTGGTATTCCTGTATATGTAGTTGATAAGAATAATTGTATCGCTCAATATTCAAAATATTGTAAAAAATTTTTTAAATGCCCTGATTACAAATCTGAGGACTTTATCAACTTTTTAATTGAAATTGCTAAAAGTGAAAAACTAGAAGGATGGGCTTTAATTCCTTCCAACGATCATGCAGTTTACAATATATCAAAAAACAAACATATCTTACAAAAGTTTTATAGTGTTATTACTCCAGATATTGATATCATAAATAATATTTATGATAAAAGAAACTTATTAAAGATTGCAAAAGACTTAAATATTCCAATCCCAAAAACAATTTTTCTCTCTTCTGCAGACGAAGTAAACAGTAATTCAGAGTTAGATTTCCCCCTTATAACAAAAGGAAGATTTGGTTTATCATTCTATAAAACAATGGGGAAAAAGGTTTTTCTTTCAAAAAATATAAATGAATTTAAAGAGCATTTAAAAATAATAGAAAGTAAGTATAACATATCTGAAACATTTACCCAAGAGCTAATACCTTATTATGGTAATAATAAAACAGTTTCATTTACTGCATTTTGTATTGAGGGCGATGTTAAAACATACTGGATTGGTGAAAAGATAAGGGAGCACCCCATTCAGTTTGGAACAGCAACATCTGCTCGAAGTATAATAGAAAAGGAACTTTTAGAACAAAGCAAGATTTTGCTTAAAAATCTAAATTATACAGGTGTATGTGAAATTGAATACATTTATGACCCGCGGATTGAAAAGCACTTATTAATTGAAATTAATGCACGTACTTGGTTATGGGTAGAACTTGCAAAAAAGTGTGGAATTAATTATGCCCTTTATATTTACAACTATTTAAATGGCCTCTCAATTGATTTCCCGAAACATTATTCAGAAGATGTATATTGGGTAAATTTATTTACTGATATTCCTTATTCATTAATAGCACTTATAAGGAACCAACTTAATATTAAAGAATTTATACAAAGTTATAAAGGTAGAGTTATTTTTGCTACATTTAATAGTAAGGATTTAATGCCAAGTTTTATGTTTTTCATACTTTTGCCTTATATTTTTATCAAAAGAACTTAA